Below is a genomic region from Desulfovibrio intestinalis.
TGTGTGTAAATCTGTGTCACCAAATAGGCGTTGGCGAGCTTTGCTTGCCGTAAAGCGACTATTTAAAGAGTAAAATGCTCTAAAAACATGCATGTGAAAAGGTAGCGCACACTGCTGCCAAGTCAAGGGCGGCGCGGTTTCCGTACATGGACATTGACGAGGTAAAGAACATAAAATCATCTTGCCGCAGAAGGCGTTAACCATGCGTTAGGCTGTGTCGCCACAAGCGTCTTTTCAGTTATTTCTGCGCCGAATTCCGCTTTGATCCCGTCGAGCGCGGCTAGAGGACACATCCTGCATACGAGGCGCGTGATTTTTGATATAACTGAGGATGTATCATGTGATGCTGCTGCCTAAGATGTCAGGCAAAAATGTTCGGCAAAGCTGTTTGGATGGTAGGATTGGCTGGATAAAAGGAATTGCTGCCTGATTAATCGAGATGTGCATCAAGCGGGGTAGCGGCCAAGGCCGAGCTGCGGCTGAAGATGACATAAGGGAAAGCAGCTTTTCTATGTCAGAAGTGTGCTCTTACGTTTTTTCCGGAAAAGAATGAGGCTATTTACCCAGTACCAGGAAAAAGACGGAGCAGTACGATCTCTCGCATATTTTCGAGCGAGATACGTCATGCAACAACGCTAAAGTCATCTGCTTTCAGAGCCAAGGTGTGCTAGACGAAGCAGCCTTTTAATAATGGGTCTTCGTCCAGAATGCGGCGCGCCTCAGGCAGACAATCGCGCAGTGAAAGCACGGTGAAAAAATCTTCTTTCATGCTGGGCGCAAGACGAATGGCCTCAAGCCATTCCTGTTGGGAAAAGGGTGCGGCACGCAGGGCATCCCAAAATCCGGTTTTAGTGAAAACATCGGCCAGAATTTCCGTATTCCGCTCTTGAAACTGGCTGACAAAGTAGGTGGCCATACCAACCTGAAGGCCATGCAAATGCGGATGCGCCGATGTAGCATCCAGAGCGTGAGAAATAAGATGCTCGCTGCCGCTTGTGGGGCGAGAGCTGCCGCAGATTTCCATAGCTATGCCATTCAGCATGAGAGCCGTGCCCAGTAAGGCCATACCGGGAGCGTCATACGAGGGATTGGCGAGAAACTGGTGCACCGTGGCATCGGAAAGCAGGGCCGCAAGATCGTTGACGGGTTCGCCCTTGTTGTGAAAGGCCAGTTTCCAGTCATAGACAGCGGTGAGTTTTGCCACCAGGTCACCGATGCCCGACAGCCAGAGAGACCGCGGCGCTGAAAGGCACACGTCCACATCAATGATAACGCCCTGTGGCAGCGTGGCTGCCAGGGAACGGCGCTTCCCGTGCATGGTCAGGCTGGATTGCGGGCTACAAAAGCCGTCGTTGGAAAGAGAGGTGGGCACGGCAAGGTAGGGAAGCCGGGCCAGAAAAGCCAGATATTTTGCCATATCCAAGGCTTTACCACCGCCCAGCCCCACAATGGCCGTGGTCTTTTTGGGCAGAAGGGTGAACAGCTCCACCACGTCTTCAAAGCTGTTGTCGTCCACATCAATCCAGGGGCCGGTGTGGATGTGGTTTTCCTCCAGTCCGTTCCGAGCCTTTTGGGTGACGGCATCCGGCAGTTGCCCGGTCAGTATGAGAACATTGGTAAAGCCGGAGCGGCTCAGGTAGATGCCAAGGCGCGACAATGCGCCCGGTTTGATGCGCACGAGGTAAGGAACACGGATATGGCTGTTGTTCATTGAGCGCTCCTTTGCGTGTCTCTGGAAAGCAGGGCATCGGCTACGTCTGACCAGACAGAAAAACTCTGAAATTCTTCGTGATAGCGGCCAAGGGCTGTGGCCAGATCGGCCCGGGCGAACCGCAGGCCGGGGTTTACGCCAAGGGCGGCAGGCAGGTCGGCAAATCCGTCGCCAGCAAAGGCAACGGTGTAGCCCTGGCGTGTGTATGACCGCACAATACCTGCCTTGTCCACGCCTGTCTCGTGACAATAAAAAGGAGAATCCACTGGGCCTTGCATACGCAGGCTGCCGTTGTCCTCAAGGCTTGTGGGATTTGAATAGATTTCAAGGTCCACTCCGGCTGCGGCCAGCACCCGCCGGATATACCAGTCGCACCCGGCTGAAGCCACTACAATTTCCCAGCCCGCGTTGCGCAAACTGTCAACAGCGGCGCTCAGGCGTGGATCAGGATTCATTGCAAGGGCCAGTGCGTTCAGTTCGGATTCCGAAGCGCGAACCTTGGCAAGAATTTGCTGCAACGCAGAAAGGTGGGTGATTTTTCCTTCTCGGTATTCCTGCCAGGGGGCAATATCCTGCGGTGTTAACAGATTTTCAACCACCATCTTGTAAAAATCGTGAGCGGTGATGGTTCCGTCAAAATCTGTCACAAGAATGCGGGGACTGGTCATGATATTTCTCCCTATGTCGTGGTTGATAGGGGGCTACGGCTGGCTGGGCGCATTGTCGTTGCAAATGCAAGATGTTTAACAACGGGAAAGCAGAATTGTTGTTTGCAGCGATGCGCCGTAAACTCAGTAAGAGATCGTGCTGCCAGCAGGACGCCAACTTTGAAGTGCGAACATTTTCAAGTTTGTTTGCTAGTCGCCAGCGTTGCGGGCAATTTCCGCCAGGGATCCGCTAACGGCTCGCAACAGATCTTCTGGGTTCAGCAGTATCTGAACCCCGCGTAGTCCGGCGCTTATGTATATACTTTGATGCTCAAGCGCGCTGAGGTCCACATAGACGGGATAATCTTTTTTGCCGCCCAGGGGGGAGCAGCCGCCCCGCACATATCCGGTAAGAGGGCGCACGTCTTTGAGGGGTACCATTTCCACATGCTTGTTGCCTGAGGCGGAGGCCAGAGCCTTGAGGTTCAGCTCGTCATTGGCGGGTATGCACGCCATAAGCACGCCAGTTTTATCACCCCGGGCAACAAGTGTTTTGAAGACCGTATTCGGCTCCACTCCCAGATGGTGGGCCAGCGTGACACCAGAAAGGTCGTT
It encodes:
- a CDS encoding MtnX-like HAD-IB family phosphatase, translated to MTSPRILVTDFDGTITAHDFYKMVVENLLTPQDIAPWQEYREGKITHLSALQQILAKVRASESELNALALAMNPDPRLSAAVDSLRNAGWEIVVASAGCDWYIRRVLAAAGVDLEIYSNPTSLEDNGSLRMQGPVDSPFYCHETGVDKAGIVRSYTRQGYTVAFAGDGFADLPAALGVNPGLRFARADLATALGRYHEEFQSFSVWSDVADALLSRDTQRSAQ
- a CDS encoding iron-containing alcohol dehydrogenase family protein codes for the protein MNNSHIRVPYLVRIKPGALSRLGIYLSRSGFTNVLILTGQLPDAVTQKARNGLEENHIHTGPWIDVDDNSFEDVVELFTLLPKKTTAIVGLGGGKALDMAKYLAFLARLPYLAVPTSLSNDGFCSPQSSLTMHGKRRSLAATLPQGVIIDVDVCLSAPRSLWLSGIGDLVAKLTAVYDWKLAFHNKGEPVNDLAALLSDATVHQFLANPSYDAPGMALLGTALMLNGIAMEICGSSRPTSGSEHLISHALDATSAHPHLHGLQVGMATYFVSQFQERNTEILADVFTKTGFWDALRAAPFSQQEWLEAIRLAPSMKEDFFTVLSLRDCLPEARRILDEDPLLKGCFV
- the ybaK gene encoding Cys-tRNA(Pro) deacylase — translated: MAAKISKTNAARQLENQGIAYTLHQVDVDENDLSGVTLAHHLGVEPNTVFKTLVARGDKTGVLMACIPANDELNLKALASASGNKHVEMVPLKDVRPLTGYVRGGCSPLGGKKDYPVYVDLSALEHQSIYISAGLRGVQILLNPEDLLRAVSGSLAEIARNAGD